GAATACCTGTCTTGGTACAAGCAGTGGGACTTTGTGCTCCGCCATGACTGGGAAGAGGCCAGGATCGAGTGGTTTGGGGGGGGGATCTTAAACGCTTCTTATAACTGCCTGGACCGTCACCTTGAGACATCGGGAAACAAAATCGCCTATCACTGGGAGGGGGACGGCCCCGACGAATCAAAGACAGTCACCTACCTCGAACTTTACAACGCGGTGAACAAGTTCGCCGCGGTTCTCAAGTCAGTGGGAGTGGAGAAAGGTGATCCGGTTATTATCTACATGCCTATGACCGTTGACCTACCCGTAACTATGCTGGCTTGTGCGAGAATAGGGGCCGTTCACTGCGTAGTATTCAGCGGTTACAGCGCGGAATATCTTGCCAACCGCATCAGCGACTGCGGGGCCAAAGTGGTCGTGACATCGGACGCGGCTTTCCGGGCAGGCCGGCTGGTACAGCTCAAAGCGCGCGTCGACGAGGCAAGGCAGCTTCGGCCGGAAATCGAGAGGGTAATCGTTTTCAAACGCGGGGGACCCGACCTGGAGCTTGATAAGAGCATAGAAATGTGGGCTCATGAGGCTGCGTCCGATCCCGCCCTACCCTCGTTTGTTGAACCCGTGCCTATGGATGCCGAAGACCCTCTTTTCATCCTGTATGCAAGCGCGGCTATCGGGCACCCGAGAGGTCTGGTTCACACTCATGGGGGCTATTTGTTGTGGACGGCGATGACCGCTCGGCTCATCTTCGATTTGCGGGAACATGACACTTTTTGGTCCACCGGCGACATAGGATGGATCAACGGTCACAGTTTCAGCGTGTATGGTCCCCTACTCAACGCACAGACCACCGTTCTATTCGAGGGCGTACCGAGCTTTCCCGACTACGGAAGATACTGGGAAATCATATCCAAATACCGGGTGAGCAAGTTCTACACGGTCCCGACGGTGATTCGCACTTTGCTCAAAGAAGGCGGAGATCTCCCGGCCAAGTACGACCTTTCGTCGCTTCAGATCTTGGGCACAGCGGGTGAACCCATGACCTGGGAAGCATGGGAATGGTTCTACCAAGTTGTTGGAAGGCAGAAATGCCCCATTATGGATACTTGGTGGCAGGCGGAAAGCGGCGGCCCAATGATGACGCCGCTGCCCGGTGTCGGCCCTATCAAGCCGGGTTCCGTATCGCTGCCTTTCTTTGGGGTTGAGCCTGTCATTCTGGACCTTGATACCGGGGCGGAGACGAAATTCCCTAACCAGGAAGGGGCTTTCTTTATCAAGCGCCCATGGCCGGGAATGGCCAGGACTATCTACCGCGATCACGAGGCCTTCAAAGAAGCGTACTTCGCGCCATTCGGCGGCTTGTTCATCACCGGAGACGGCGCTAAACGAGACGCGGAAGGCTTCTATTGGATGATGGGCCGCATCGATGACGTGATAAATGTGTCAAGTCATCGGATCGGGGCATGGGAAATTGAAACGGCCCTGATCAGTCACGACTCGGTCGCCGAGGCGGCGGTAGTGGGTTTCCCTCATCCAATCAAGGGTGAGGGCATATATGTTTTCATAAGGCTGAACTCCGGAGGAACTACCTCCGACCATCTCAAGGAGGAGTTGACCGGGTTACTGAGGAAAAAGATAGGCGGAATCGCGGCTCCCGACGCAATCCAATGGGCCGACGCCTTGCCGAAAACCCCTAGCGGGAAAACCCTGCGGCGGCTGCTCCAGAAGATAGCTGCAGGTCAGATAGACGATCTGGGAGACGTAAGCACCGTTGCAGATCCTGCTGTCATTAAAGCTCTGATAAGAAATCGCATCAGCGTTTGAGCGTAAGACCGCCCCACTTTTCACGAGTACGTTCTTAGAGGACTGTATCGGTAGACCCTGGGAACCTACTTCCTTGACGCTTCCCACAGCTATTTGCTATGTGATCAATATCCTTCCTACAGGGGGCACGGTCTTATTTCTTCCAGCGTAATGAACTTTTGCCCGCGTAGGTCGGTGTTTCGGTGTTGTTACCCGCGGGGTGGTTTATGGGGTTAATCGGACGGGCCTGACTATTCAGTCTGGCGAACACACGACACCTCGCTCCCTTGCCGCGCGCAATGCAAAAAAATGCGGGTGTGCCGCGCGTCCACTCGCCCAGGCTCGGGACTGCCGGTCTCGGCGAACCTTTCGTGTAAGGAGCTGATCCTATGAGTGACGAATATGATGTGGAACTTACCGAGGAGCATATCATGCTCCGTGACACGGTCCGGAAGTTTGCGGACAATGAAATAGCGCCCAGGGCGGATAAAGATGAGAACGAGCATCGCTTTCAGCGCGATCTGGTGGAACAGATGGCCGAACTGGGCCTCTTCGGCTGCCCTGTTCCCGAAGAGTACGGCGGCAATGGGATGGGATACTTGGCACACGCAATAGTCACCGAAGAGATCGGCCGCGTGTCAGGCTCCCTCAGGGTCGCGTTTAATATGCAGACCATGGGAACCGCGCTCTCGATCCTCAAGTGGGGCAGCGAAGCGGTCAAACAGAAGTACATTCCGGAACTCATGTCGGCCAAGATGCTGGGATGCTTTGGCATTACCGAACCGGATGCGGGTTCCGATACTGCGGCCATGTCCACCACAGCAGTGCGCAACGGAGACCATTACGTGCTGAACGGCCGCAAAATGTGGATTACCTGGGCGCCTGTCGCGGACATGGCGGTCGTATTCGCCATGACGGACAAAAAGTCGAAGCACAAAGGCATGAGCGCCTTTGTCATGGACATGCACTCCCCTGGAGTTTCCTCCATCGAAATCAAGGACAAACTTGGCCTCTGGTCGTGCCCCACCGGTGAGATAATAATGGAGGATGTCAAAGTCCCCGCGGGCAACCTCCTTGGGGAAGAGGGCGGCGGCTTCGGATATCTCATGAAGGAACTGATAAGCACGCGTCTCACCGCGGCCGCGGGAGCGGTTGGAACCTGCCAGGCAGCACTCGACGTGTCCATAAAATATGCCAACGAGCGAAATCAGTTCGGCCGCCCCATAGCGGATTTTCAGATGGTCCAGGAAGTTATCGCGAGGATGGTGGCGGAGACCGAGGCGGCGAGGGCCCTTGTTTGGAGATGCGCAATTCAGAAGGACCGCGGCCTGGTCAATAACATGAGGGAAACAGTGCTGGCGAAATACTATGCGTGCCGCGCAGCCGACGAAGTACCGAATCTGGGGCTGGAAGTGCTAAGCGCATACGGCTACTCCAACGAGTACCCCATAGCTCGCATCCTCAGGGACGGGAAGGTGTACAAGATTCTGGAGGGCGCCACCAACATAATGAAAATGATCATCGCCGCCGATGCCCTCGGTACCAAAAAGGCCAACAGGTAGCACCATCTAGGAGAATGCGAGGTAATCATTCGGTTCCCGACAGGTGAGCATCACTAACGAAGCTGCCAGCGAGTCGTGGGGCAGGCTTTCCAGCCTGCCATTGTGGGGATTTTAGGACCGGCAGGCTGGGAAAGCCTGCCCCACGAAAGAGAATGCAGTCCTCGGCAAATCCGGTCTTCCCTGCTCTCTCCTGTTCAGAGTAACTTCCACAATGCCGACCTGGAAACTTCTTGCCTGCAAGATCACTTTGGATGAGAAAGCCCTATGGACAGTTGTGGGGTCCGCGCCATGAGCTTTTCTTTCGAAATTATTCACCAGGATCGTTCCGGTATGGGGCGGACCGGCATGCTTGTTACGTCTCACAGCGAAGTGCCTACGCCCGCGTTCATGCCCGTGGGCACCCGCGGGACAGTCAAAAGCGTCTCGCCGGAGGAAGTCTGGGGTCTCGGATACCGGATGATTTTGGGCAACGCGTACCACCTGTACCTTAGACCCGGACATGAATTGGTGGAGCGTCACGGAGGTCTGCATGCATTCATGCAGTGGCCCGGATCTATTCTCACGGACAGTGGAGGGTTCCAGGTCTTCAGCCTCGCTCGTCTTCGGAAGGTTAGCGATGAAGGTGTTCTTTTCCAGTCTCATATCGACGGCGGCTCCCACATGTTCACCCCGGAATTGAGTGTAAGGGTCCAGGAATCGCTGGGCTCGGACATCATAATGTGCCTCGACGACGTGAAAGGATATCCGGTTGAAAAAGCTGAAGCCCAGGAAGCAGCCATGAGGACGACCCGCTGGGCTCGCAGATCTTTGTCAGCCAAAAAAAAAGTTGACCCTGCTTTGTTTGGCATAGTACAAGGTTCGATGTTTTCGGATCTGAGGAGGTTAAGCGCGGAGTCGCTTACTGCCTTGGAACTGGACGGTTACGCTATCGGCGGACTCAGCGTTGGGGAACCTCGCGAGATCATGCTGGAAATGATAGAGGTCACGGTGCCTCTGCTCCCTGCGACTGTTCCTCGTTACGTGATGGGAGTTGGAAAACCACAAGACATTATGGATGGAGTGCTTAGAGGGGTTGATCTGTTCGATTGCGTGCTCCCCACTCGAAATGCCCGCAACGGAACACTGTTCACGTCCGTAGGTCAAATAAACATTAGAAACGCCCGATACCGTGAGGATTCGCGGCCGGTGGACCCTTGCTGCAAGTGCCCATTGTGCCGAAATTATTCCAGGGCTTATCTGAGACACCTCTTTCAGGAAAAGGAGATTTACGGCCTCACGCTCTCTACCATTCATAATCTTGCGTTTTACAATAAGATGATGGAGAGCATTAGACAGGCCGTGACCGAAGACAGGCTGGGCCGGTTTGCCCAGGAGTTTCTAGCCAGGATGGAGGATTCCGATGATTGACGTAGCATACGCCATGGCCCCCGGTGGTGGCTCAGGCGGTGGCGATATGAACACCCTGATGGGTTTCTTACCTATGGTTCTGATTCTGGGAGTTTTTTACTTCCTGCTTATCAGACCGCAACAGAAGAAAGCCAAAGAGCACAGAGAGTTATTGCAGAATCTCAAAAAGGGAGACGCTGTGATTACCCAAGGCGGTTTGTACGGCAAGATAGCCGGCTTGTCGGAGCAGGTGGTTACCCTTGAAATCGCCGACAAAGTGCGTGTCCGGGTCACCCGTGCCTCTGTGGCGGGATTGGCGCCGACCTTTTCCACCGACGATCAAAACCCCTGAGGAGTAACTATAGATGATCCAGAGCCTTCAATGGCGTGGTGCCATTATAGGTGTGATTCTAGTAGTGAGCCTGTTTCTCGTTTATCCCTCGCTCGGTCCTGTACCGGAGTTTTGGGCGAAACATCTCCCCAATAACCCGGTTCGGCTAGGATTGGACCTGCAAGGGGGATTATACTTAACCCTGGAGGTCCAGTCGGACTTGGCCGTGGAGGCCCTCACTGATCAGACCATTTCAGAAGCTTCGGCCTTGATGAAAGACGCGTCAATTCGGTACAGCGACGTAGTCAGGACTTCTCCCACCGCGCTATCCGTCTATCTCAAAGACCCCGGACAGGAGCCTCTCTTTGACGAGAAGGTCCTCGACAAGCTGCACAGTTTCAAGAAGGTCTCATCAGGCGCGGCCGATAAAGGCTTTGAGATCCAACTCGAGTTGGACCCCAAGACCGTGGAGAGCATAAAGCAAAGGGCGGTCCGGCAGGCCGTGGATACGATCCGCAACCGTGTAGACCAGTTCGGGGTTGCTGAACCTGATGTCGTCGTGCAAGGGGCTGACAGAATAGTCGTGCAGCTTCCGGGACTCCGGGAGGACATTAACCGAGCCATCGACATCATCAAACGAACGGCTCGTCTTGAGTTCAAACTTGTCGACGAAAAAGGAGACGTGGCCGCTGCCGAAAAAGGTGACATTCCCTCGGGTGATGAGCTGCTTTACCAGTTGAATCGCAACCCCAGAACCGGGGTGGTGACTAAGAGCGCTTTCCTGGTGAAAAAACAGATACTCATGACCGGTGATGTCATAACCGACGCCAAAGTCCAGCCCGATCGCGGCGGGAAAATGATTATCCATATAGACTTGAACCGTATCGGCGCGCAGCAGTTTGAGAGGATCACCGGCGAGCACGTGCGGGAGCGACTCGCGATCATACTGGATAACAGGGTCTATTCTGCGCCGGTAATCAAGGACAAAATTTCGGGTGGGTCGGCAATCATCGAAGGAGCTTTCTCGCCTGAAGAGGCCCATGATCTGGCGCTCGTGCTGCGAGCAGGGTCCCTGCCCGCGCCGGTGAAGATCCTTGAAAACCGGAGCGTCGGGCCGTCCTTAGGTGATGATTCCATCAGACTGGGACGAAATGCGATCGTACTCGGCATGGTGCTCATCGTGATCGGCATGGCCGTCTACTACAAATGGTCGGGAATGGTCGCGAATGTCGCTCTGATGATGAACCTGTTGCTGATATTTGCGGTTATGGTTTCGCCGTTTTTGCGGGCGACGTTGACCTTGCCCGGTCTTGCCGGAGTGGCCCTGACCATTGGTATGGCCATTGACGCAAACATTCTGATCTTCGAGAGAGTGAGAGAGGAACTTCGAGGCGGGAAATCAGCCCGCGCGGCAATGGACACGGGGTACAACAAGGCCTTCTTAACGATCATCGACACCCACGTGACCAATATATTGGCCGCTCTTCCCCTGATACAATTCGGGACAGGGCCGATAAAAGGTTTCGCGGTTACCCTGTGCATAGGACTTGTTGTCTCGCTATTCACGGCTTTCTTTGTCACTCGTACCATCTTTGATTATGCTTTCCAGGTTAAGCAAATCAAGAGCATGAGTATCTGAGAGTTGCGAAGATCAAGGGGCGCTCGTGATCTCGCGGGCCTGCAATACGTTTAACATCCGTTGGGGTGATACTTAAAAGGATTGAACCAGTGGAGCTGATAAAACCCAATACCAAAATCGATTTCATGGGAAATAGGCGCTACGCTTACGCGTTCACTACAGTCATGTTGATCTTGGCCTTGGCCTCCATCCCCATCAAGGGCCATGTCCGGCTTGGGATAGACTTCAGCGGCGGCGCGATGATTCAAGTCAAGTTCAATAAGACCGTGGACACGGATCACATACGAGAAGGCTTAAAGTCGTTAAGCGAAAACCTGATAGTCCAGAAGCTCCTGGGCACCGATGAATTCATAATCCGTATGGAGACCCCTGAAGAAGGGGCCGACAAGCTATCCCAGCGCGTACAGGGGCTCTTGAATAAGGAATTCGGCACAGGCAGTTCTGAAATCCGAAGCCTTGAAATGGTCGGTCCAAAGGTCGGGAAGGACCTGCAGAACGCGGCCATTTGGGCAACGATAATTGCCCTGGGCATGCTTCTGGTCTATATGGCCTTCCGTTTTACTTTCACGATGGGTCTGGGCGCAATTTTCTGTCTCGTTCACGACCTGTTGATTGTCTACGGCTTCTTTGCTTGGACGGGCAAAGAATTCAACCTGACGATTCTTGCGGCCATGCTCACGGTAATTGGTTACGACATCAACGATACGATCGTGGTCTGCGACCGGATTAGGGAAAACCTGAAACTGCAGAAGAAGGCCCCTCTTATTGACATTTTCAACGCTTCCATAAACCAGACTCTTTCCCGAACCGTTTTGACCAGTGGTTTCACAATGCTTTCCGTCGTAGCATTTCTGGCCCTAGGGACTCACATCTTGCAGGATTTCGCGTGGGCGCTGGTAATAGGTATTATATTCGGGACCTATTCTTCCATATTCGTAGCTTCGCCGTGCGTACTGGAGTTGGATCGGGTCCTACCTGTCAAACGGTGAAAAAGCGCACCCTGTCGGATAAATCCTTCCCATGACCATGCTTGTCGGGCATGAAAATGAAATCGCACTGCTTGAGCGGAGCGCGGCAGAGGGTCGCGCGGCGCATGCCTATCTCTTTGCCGGCCCGGAGGGCATTGGGAAAAAGCTGGTAGCGATCAAACTTGCATGCCTTCTAAATTGCCCTGACCCCGCGGAAGACCTGGAGGCCTCTTGCCCAGTCTGCCGGCGGATCGTGGCGGAAAACCATCCGGATTTCACCATCGAACGTCCCCAAAGGGGGATTATACGCATTGAACGAATTCGCGCGCTCCACAATTACTTTCGTTATGCTCCGGTGGAGGGACGTTATCGGGTTATAATCATTGACGATGCCCACCTCATGAACCGTTCGGCTCAGAACGCCCTCTTGAAGACCCTCGAAGAACCGCCGCCGGGACGCGTTCTCATACTTGTCACAGCCAAACCGTTTCTTCTGCTCTCAACAGTAAGGTCCAGATGCCGTCGTGTCAGGTTTGGTCCTATCCCCGTGGAGCCCCTGGCACATCTTCTTGAACAGCAGAAGGGAATGGATTCCGAAAAGGCGCGCGTTCTGGCTTCCATGTCTTGCGGAAGTGTATCAAAGGCCCTTGACAAGGAAACATCCAACTTCCTTGACTTGCGCGAGCAGATAATTTCCGCTCTCGCGGACCCAGGACGCACCGGACTGAGCGGCCTGCTCGAGGTTTCGGCTTTAATTTCCTCAGACAGAAAAACATCAGCCGAGGCAATCGAAATAGCCGTCACCTGGATTCGTGACCTTCTCATAGAAAAGGTCCTCGGGGATGCTTCCACTTTGATCCACCGAGATTTGCTTGACAGAATCTCGTCAGAGGCTCAACATCACAATAGTGAGGCGCTTGTTTCAGCGTACGACCAGTTGGCGGAAGCTTCCGCCCTGATTGAAGCCGATATAAATGTAAACCGAAATATGGTGACCGACGTGATGCTTTTGAAGGTCGCCCGCATATTGGCCGGTCCGTCGCTCGGTATGGTTCGAGCCGCGGGATGAAAGCTTGAAAATATGGATGAACAGGATAAAAGCAAAAAGGAAATCTCCTACCTCCCCAGATCGTGGGGATCGTCGCCCCTTCGTGAGAAAAAGCCGGAGGAGCATGTAGCGGAGTTTGTTGAGGCCCAACCTGAGGATACCACGCTTTCCGCGGATGAAATCCCAGCCCATAGCCAACCCGTAGAGCCTATTTCCGAGCAGCCGCCTGTCGAAGTTGATACCGCGGACGAATCCCACCGGTCTAAGAACCAAACATGGCCTGAGTGGAGTTCCGAAAGCCCGCCGATGAGATGGGCCGAATCCCCCGATGTTCAGGGCCGGCCTGTTGCCGCGGAGAGCACGGCTTTGCGCCTGAAAGTCAATGTCACGGGGGTACGGTTCGGTTATGCTTGCAAGATTTATCACTTCGATGCAGGAGACATGGCGTTGGACCAGGGCGATTGGGTTGTAGTGAAGACGGAGAAAGGCATGGGCCTGGGGCAGATAGCCATCCCGCCCTTTGAACGGGAAATGGATGCCTCGCAACTGGAAACGCTGCGCAAAATAATCCGAAAAGCAGGCAAAGTAGACTTTGATCAGAGAATGCGATGCGCCCAGAGGGAAGCGCAGGCGTACGCCTACTGCCTGGAACGGATTGACGCCCTGGGGCTGCCCATGAAGCTTGTGGCCGTCGAGTGCTTCTTTGACGGCTCGAAGTACGTTTTTTACTTCACAGCGGAAGGCCGCGTGGACTTTCGCGAGCTTGTGAAGCAACTTGTAGGCCGCTTTCCGGTCCGCATAGAAATGCGCCAGATCGGCGTGAGGCATGAAGCAAAAATGACCGGCGGCCTGGCCTGTTGCGGGCAGGAGCTGTGCTGCTCCAGGTTTCTGACGGATTTTCGCCCTGTGTCGGTGAAAATGGCCAAGAACCAGAATCTGTCGCTAAACCCCACAAAGATTTCGGGCGTGTGCGGACGTCTCATGTGCTGCCTTGCCTACGAGCATGAAACGTATGAGGAGTTCAAGAAAGGACTCCCAAGAGTGGGAAAGACGGTCAAGACTCAAAAAGGTGAAGGAGTAGTTGTAAAACACAATCCCCTGGCGGAAACGGTCTTTGTCCGGATGGAAGACGACACCATGGCCGAAGTGTCAAGGGATGACATGATCTCGGATGTGGAACCTCAAACGCAGAAGAACGGTAAGAAAAAGGCCGGAGGGAAGAAATCGGCCCAAAATCGTTCGGCAAAGGAACCGGAAGAAGAGTCTGAGTTAAGGCCCCGTGAAACCGAGCGGTAACGTGCCTGGAGAGCCGGCGTTCGCCGGTTCTTTCCTGTCTTCACGTCTCAAATGTCGGCTGTCTAAAAAAAACCGGAAGTTTTATGTCGTGCGAAGTCGGTGACGGTCCCATAGACGTTTGCGGCCTCGTGTATCACTAGGTTCCCGACCGTAACCGTGAATTCGCCCCAAGGTTCGATTTTGCCCATAGGTTGTACGGGACCGTTTTTCGCTCAAAGCAGGGACCCTCACCCTGCCCTCTCCCCAAGGGAGAGGGAACTGTGAACCGGATCCACAAAGCCCCCTCGTCCCCTGGGAGAGGGTTGGGGTGAGGGCTCCAGCCCTAGTCTCCAGATGGGCAGATCACATCTCGTCACTGATCTGAGTCAAGGGAGGTAATGCGTTGGCACGAGCGCGAGCACTTTTGACAGCGATGGCCGTGACAAGCCTGCTCATGTCTGCGGATTTGGGCCAATGCGGGCCGGTTTTCGAGCGGGTGATGAAAAGCGGCACAATTAGGCTTGGCCTGCCCTATAATCGTGTTCCCCAGGGGTTCCTCAAACCCACGGGAGAATGGGTGGGCTTCGAGGTGGACCTAGGCACTGAAATGGCCAAGCACATGAACCTCAAATTGGAGGCGGTCAAAGTTAACGACAAGACCTGGCCGACTCTGCTCGCCGAAGGACGGATCGACGCGGCCCTGTGCAGGATAAGGCATACTCGTTCCGTCGAGGGTGAGTACGATTTGTCTGTAGCGTATTTCTTTGACTCACTGTACGCGCTCATTCCTAAGGGAGGCTTAAAGACGATCTCTGATTTCAAAGGACACAAAGTTGCCGCTGTCCAGGGCTCGTCGGCCGAAAAGACCGCTATGCGTCTACTGAAGGAATCGGGAGACGACTCCGCGGAGAAAAACGTTATTTCCTATCCGGACCGGCCGTCCTGTTTCATGGCTTTGGGCCGGGAGAAGGTCTCCGCGTGGGTCGATACCGGGACAGTATTGCTCGAGTATGCCTCGCGGAGTCCCGGGCGGTTCGAGCTTATGCCCGTATCGCAAAGTGTTGAAGAAATTGCAGCGGCAATGCCTCAGGACGACTCCGCGTGGCGAGACCTGATTAACTTTGCTATCCAGGATATGGCTGCCGACGGGTCTCTGAAAAAGATTTACGATCAATGGTTCGGCCCGGAAACACCTTACCCCTTCCCCAGCAGGCGGTCTATCGAGATTTGGTCTGAATAGCTGTCGTTTTGACCGGTGATTGGTACATCGGCGGTTTGATATCCCGTAACGTGCTCCTGTCAAGGCTATCGCAGGCACCAGGCGGGCACATCCCGCTCTACGACTGGACGAGGCGCCTCCTGTAGGGCGGGCCGTGCCCGCCTCAAAGTGAGGGTGAACCTTCTGAGAGAATCTGATGAAACGAGTCATACTTGGAACCGCCGGACATATAGATCATGGCAAGACTGAACTGGTTCGAGCCTTGAGCGGTATCGACACAGACCGGCTTAAGGAAGAAAAGCAGCGCGGGATAAGCATAGAGCTGGGCTTTGCTTTTCTGGATCTCGGCCAGGATGTGCGCATGGGCATAGTGGACGTTCCCGGCCACGAAAAGTTCGTCCGCCAGATGGTGGCAGGCTCGGGTGGAATAGACATTGCTGCGCTGGTGGTAGCTCTCGATGAAGGGGTGATGCCGCAGACAGTGGAACACCTTGATATTCTCAATCTTTTGGGAATACGGCAGGGGCTGGTGGTTTTGACCAAACTGGACCTGGTGGACGAAGAGCTGGCCCTGCTGGCTGAAGAAGACGTTCGCGATGCCGTCAAGGGGACCTTTCTGGAAGAAGCGCCCATGATTCGTGTTTCGTCGAAGACCCGTGAAGGAATAGACCTGCTCAAAGAGACCCTTGTGGCGTCTGCGCTTCAAGTCACTGAGCGGCCGGTTCACGGACTGCTCAGACTGCCGGTAGACCGGGTTTTCACCATGAAAGGCCACGGAACCGTGGTGACCGGTACCTTGATATCCGGAACCGTCTCCGCGGGCGACGAAGTGGAAATACTGCCTCGCGGATTGCGATCCTCGGTGCGAGCGCTCGAATCCCACAACAAGCCCGAGCCGAAAGCCTTTCCAGGTGAACGTGTAGCAATAAACCTCCGAGGTGTGGAGCAGGACCAAATACACCGGGGTGAGGTCCTTGTTCATCCGGGGGATTTCAAACCTTCCTATATAGTGGACGTAAATCTCAAGGCTCTTGCCCGCTCACCTGTGGCGCTGAAAAACCGCAAGAAGGTGCGATTGCACCACTACACCACTGAGGTAGAGGCCCTACTGGTCCTCCCCGACATGGATGCTCTTGAGCCGGGCAAAGAAACATTGGCCCAACTGAGGACGTCGTCTCCTATCGTTCCGGCCACAGGTGACCGATTCGTCGTCCGAGCCCTGTCTCCTTCCATCACTCTTGGGGGCGGAGTGATCATGAACCCCAGAGGTGCAAAGCTCAAACACCGCACGGTCAAGACCTTCATGGAGATCGACCACGCTGATGACACGGGTATCGTAGCTTCCCTGGTGCGCAGCGCAGGCCTGCCGGGAGTGGCGAGGGGCGAATTACTCGGCCTATCGGGTCTGTCAGCCAAACGTCTGGACAAGGTGCTTGAAACACTAAGAAATTCTCACACGGTTATCAGGTTTGATGCGGCGGACAATCGCATGGTCCATGCCGACTTCTTTGAAATGGTTAAACACAAAATAGTGGAGCGTCT
This portion of the Desulfomonile tiedjei genome encodes:
- a CDS encoding transporter substrate-binding domain-containing protein; the protein is MARARALLTAMAVTSLLMSADLGQCGPVFERVMKSGTIRLGLPYNRVPQGFLKPTGEWVGFEVDLGTEMAKHMNLKLEAVKVNDKTWPTLLAEGRIDAALCRIRHTRSVEGEYDLSVAYFFDSLYALIPKGGLKTISDFKGHKVAAVQGSSAEKTAMRLLKESGDDSAEKNVISYPDRPSCFMALGREKVSAWVDTGTVLLEYASRSPGRFELMPVSQSVEEIAAAMPQDDSAWRDLINFAIQDMAADGSLKKIYDQWFGPETPYPFPSRRSIEIWSE
- the selB gene encoding selenocysteine-specific translation elongation factor — encoded protein: MKRVILGTAGHIDHGKTELVRALSGIDTDRLKEEKQRGISIELGFAFLDLGQDVRMGIVDVPGHEKFVRQMVAGSGGIDIAALVVALDEGVMPQTVEHLDILNLLGIRQGLVVLTKLDLVDEELALLAEEDVRDAVKGTFLEEAPMIRVSSKTREGIDLLKETLVASALQVTERPVHGLLRLPVDRVFTMKGHGTVVTGTLISGTVSAGDEVEILPRGLRSSVRALESHNKPEPKAFPGERVAINLRGVEQDQIHRGEVLVHPGDFKPSYIVDVNLKALARSPVALKNRKKVRLHHYTTEVEALLVLPDMDALEPGKETLAQLRTSSPIVPATGDRFVVRALSPSITLGGGVIMNPRGAKLKHRTVKTFMEIDHADDTGIVASLVRSAGLPGVARGELLGLSGLSAKRLDKVLETLRNSHTVIRFDAADNRMVHADFFEMVKHKIVERLSSFHQEQPLRDGISKQELRSSVPGGDKLFKAAMESLVGKQNVVDQGDTVRAASHKVRLKDEEKGLKDRILKIIVDGKNQPPVLKEILADTGSDNKQVRSLLNILEKEGKVVRIKEDIYFSAGFINQTKASMEEFIKREGGLTPSQFHEITGSSRKYNIPLLEYFDRQRFTMRIGDQRVLRGSGTSGEGGKAE
- a CDS encoding stage 0 sporulation family protein, with product MKVNVTGVRFGYACKIYHFDAGDMALDQGDWVVVKTEKGMGLGQIAIPPFEREMDASQLETLRKIIRKAGKVDFDQRMRCAQREAQAYAYCLERIDALGLPMKLVAVECFFDGSKYVFYFTAEGRVDFRELVKQLVGRFPVRIEMRQIGVRHEAKMTGGLACCGQELCCSRFLTDFRPVSVKMAKNQNLSLNPTKISGVCGRLMCCLAYEHETYEEFKKGLPRVGKTVKTQKGEGVVVKHNPLAETVFVRMEDDTMAEVSRDDMISDVEPQTQKNGKKKAGGKKSAQNRSAKEPEEESELRPRETER